Proteins found in one Leptospira neocaledonica genomic segment:
- the mnmE gene encoding tRNA uridine-5-carboxymethylaminomethyl(34) synthesis GTPase MnmE: protein MADTIAAISTASGAGAIGILRLSGPEALPIAYRHLSFFEGAFPLSSIKPRNAYTCRFVDGEKKLDQVVFIYFAGPNSFTGEDLCEIHTHGNPILLREALECLFRSGARPAKQGEFTKRAFLNGKIDLNEAEAIGRIIGARSRFELELAQKNAFGEISRLASNLRSQLISLKAECEAEIDFSTEDLTFESFEERKKRIRSISDICSNLLKRSSETETLLERSRVVLYGEPNTGKSSLMNLILGRDRSIISEIPGTTRDYISEDLLLSGVPIRLIDTAGVRETGDKIEKMGIERSEKEFSQADVRLFVIDVSQKNDWDKFAEENRSKLEGAIVAANKSDIRDPSWDPESILKKNYPGTVLVEVSCKSRQGLDTLVSEIATKLQGLESSEDYVLLEERNRFHFSSITRSLENCLTLMEEGAPAEIYIKEIDFALEQIGEVNGRVDTEEILGRIFSKFCVGK, encoded by the coding sequence GTGGCTGATACAATAGCAGCTATCTCCACAGCTTCCGGCGCCGGTGCTATCGGCATCCTTCGGTTATCCGGACCGGAAGCACTTCCTATCGCCTATAGGCATTTATCCTTTTTTGAGGGAGCCTTTCCTCTTTCTTCCATCAAACCTCGTAACGCATATACCTGTCGATTTGTAGATGGGGAGAAAAAATTAGACCAAGTAGTTTTTATCTATTTTGCAGGACCGAATTCTTTTACGGGAGAAGATCTGTGTGAGATACATACTCACGGAAATCCTATCCTACTCAGAGAAGCTTTAGAATGTTTGTTTCGTTCAGGAGCTAGGCCGGCCAAACAAGGCGAGTTCACTAAAAGAGCATTCTTAAACGGTAAAATAGATCTGAACGAAGCGGAAGCGATCGGAAGGATCATAGGCGCTCGTTCCAGATTCGAATTGGAACTGGCCCAAAAGAATGCTTTTGGCGAAATTTCCAGACTCGCTTCGAATCTCAGAAGCCAATTGATTTCTCTCAAAGCGGAATGCGAAGCCGAGATCGATTTTTCTACAGAAGATCTTACTTTCGAATCCTTCGAAGAAAGAAAAAAAAGAATTCGTTCTATTTCGGATATTTGTTCCAACCTTCTGAAAAGATCCAGCGAGACAGAAACTCTTTTAGAAAGAAGTAGAGTAGTTTTGTATGGAGAGCCGAATACCGGCAAGTCTAGTTTGATGAACCTGATCTTAGGAAGAGATCGTTCTATTATCTCCGAAATTCCTGGGACTACCAGAGATTATATCAGCGAGGACCTATTACTTTCAGGAGTTCCTATCCGGCTCATCGATACCGCAGGTGTTAGAGAGACCGGTGATAAGATCGAAAAGATGGGAATTGAAAGAAGTGAGAAAGAATTCTCCCAAGCAGATGTAAGATTATTCGTGATAGACGTCTCTCAAAAGAACGATTGGGACAAGTTTGCAGAAGAGAACAGATCCAAACTGGAAGGCGCAATCGTTGCCGCAAATAAATCGGATATAAGAGATCCAAGCTGGGATCCTGAAAGTATTCTAAAGAAAAATTATCCCGGCACAGTCCTAGTCGAAGTTTCCTGCAAATCCAGACAAGGTCTAGATACTTTGGTCTCTGAAATCGCCACTAAACTACAGGGTTTAGAAAGTTCAGAAGATTATGTCCTTTTGGAAGAAAGGAACAGATTTCATTTTTCTTCTATCACTCGAAGCCTGGAAAACTGTCTGACTTTAATGGAAGAAGGGGCTCCAGCGGAGATTTACATCAAAGAAATTGATTTCGCTTTGGAACAAATCGGGGAAGTAAATGGAAGAGTGGACACGGAAGAAATTTTAGGAAGAATTTTTAGTAAATTCTGCGTTGGGAAATAA
- a CDS encoding malic enzyme-like NAD(P)-binding protein has product MREKSLEYHSLHPKGKIQVVPTKPTRDSFDLSLAYSPGVAYPCLEIKENPDLVYEYTNKGNLVGIITNGTAILGLGDIGPAAGKPVMEGKAVLFKKFAGIDVFDIEVDAKDPDDFIKTVKMLEPTFGGINLEDIKAPESFYIEEELIKAMNIPVFHDDQHGTAIITVAGLLNAFEINKKRPSDVKLVVCGAGAAGIAIAELVQHIGIRKEHIFLVDTKGVIHTERTDLNSTKQKYVQKTNARTLADVMQDADIFVGVSVADMVTEDMVKSMAPNPVIFALANPDPEIPYAVAKKVRPDIIMGTGRSDMPNQVNNVLGFPFIFRGALDVRAKHITLEMKLAAARALAELARMDVPDAVSLAYGGEKFVFGPDYLIPKPFDQRVLYHVAPAVAEAAVQSGTARRPYPGRENYVSFLEGLMRS; this is encoded by the coding sequence ATGAGAGAAAAATCCCTCGAATATCATTCCCTTCATCCAAAGGGTAAAATACAAGTTGTTCCGACAAAGCCGACTAGAGATTCATTCGACTTATCCTTAGCATACTCTCCGGGAGTTGCCTATCCTTGTCTGGAAATTAAAGAAAATCCGGACCTGGTGTACGAATACACCAACAAAGGGAATCTGGTAGGAATTATTACTAACGGGACTGCAATTTTAGGTCTCGGAGATATCGGACCTGCCGCAGGAAAACCTGTGATGGAAGGTAAAGCGGTACTTTTCAAAAAATTTGCCGGGATAGACGTTTTTGATATTGAGGTAGACGCCAAAGATCCGGACGACTTCATAAAAACTGTAAAAATGTTAGAACCTACCTTCGGCGGGATAAACCTAGAAGATATCAAGGCTCCCGAAAGTTTTTATATAGAAGAAGAACTCATTAAAGCGATGAATATCCCGGTCTTCCATGATGACCAACACGGGACAGCAATCATTACCGTTGCTGGGTTGCTGAACGCATTTGAGATTAATAAAAAACGTCCTAGTGATGTAAAACTGGTAGTCTGTGGAGCGGGAGCGGCAGGGATCGCGATCGCAGAATTAGTCCAACATATTGGTATCAGAAAAGAACATATCTTCTTAGTAGATACCAAAGGTGTGATCCACACTGAAAGAACCGATCTAAATTCTACCAAACAAAAATATGTTCAGAAGACAAACGCTCGTACTCTTGCAGACGTTATGCAGGATGCGGATATTTTTGTGGGAGTTTCAGTAGCAGATATGGTTACCGAAGACATGGTAAAATCCATGGCTCCAAATCCGGTTATTTTTGCTTTAGCAAATCCTGATCCTGAAATTCCGTATGCAGTGGCAAAAAAGGTTCGTCCTGATATTATTATGGGAACTGGAAGAAGCGATATGCCGAACCAAGTGAATAACGTACTAGGTTTCCCATTCATTTTTAGAGGTGCATTGGACGTTAGAGCCAAACATATCACTTTAGAAATGAAATTGGCTGCGGCTCGTGCCTTAGCGGAACTTGCTCGGATGGACGTTCCTGATGCGGTTAGCCTCGCTTATGGCGGAGAAAAATTCGTATTTGGTCCTGATTATCTGATTCCAAAACCTTTCGATCAAAGGGTATTGTATCATGTGGCTCCGGCAGTTGCAGAAGCTGCAGTCCAAAGCGGAACAGCCAGAAGACCATACCCTGGAAGGGAAAATTACGTTTCTTTCTTAGAAGGTTTGATGAGGTCTTAA
- the jag gene encoding RNA-binding cell elongation regulator Jag/EloR, translating to MENYIFEAEGKTKAEAEEIALETLRLEPGDIRFETVESGKSGFLGLTQKKPAVVRAFVSNFDIPAEKIIHGVVLTLLRKMGVEAEVVGMGDVDGKIYIELTSRESGLIIGKRGATLDALQFLVNLMVDSKIRHGRKIVLDTESYRDKRELSLIRLSKSVASSVAKSGKSKLLEPMNPFERRIVHMALQENEKVFTRSEGNGTYKKVRIIPMKDRHKYKDVVEKSPNGDLLEEVNDY from the coding sequence ATGGAAAACTATATTTTCGAAGCCGAAGGAAAAACAAAAGCCGAGGCCGAAGAGATCGCGTTAGAAACCTTAAGACTAGAACCCGGAGACATTCGTTTTGAAACTGTCGAATCCGGTAAGTCTGGATTTTTAGGTTTAACACAAAAAAAACCGGCAGTTGTTCGAGCATTCGTTTCGAACTTTGATATTCCGGCTGAAAAGATCATCCATGGAGTGGTGCTTACACTTCTCCGCAAGATGGGAGTAGAAGCGGAAGTTGTCGGAATGGGAGACGTGGACGGAAAGATCTATATTGAACTTACCAGCCGCGAATCCGGACTAATTATCGGAAAGAGAGGAGCAACTTTGGATGCTCTTCAATTTTTGGTAAACCTGATGGTGGATTCTAAGATCCGTCACGGTCGTAAGATCGTATTGGATACCGAATCTTACAGAGACAAAAGAGAACTGTCCTTGATCAGATTGAGCAAGTCGGTAGCTTCTTCCGTCGCAAAATCAGGTAAGTCCAAATTACTTGAGCCAATGAATCCTTTCGAAAGAAGGATCGTTCACATGGCTCTACAAGAGAACGAAAAAGTTTTCACTAGATCGGAAGGGAACGGGACTTATAAAAAAGTTCGAATCATTCCGATGAAAGACAGACACAAGTACAAAGACGTCGTCGAAAAAAGCCCTAACGGGGACTTACTCGAGGAAGTAAACGATTACTGA